The following proteins come from a genomic window of Musa acuminata AAA Group cultivar baxijiao chromosome BXJ1-7, Cavendish_Baxijiao_AAA, whole genome shotgun sequence:
- the LOC135679485 gene encoding uncharacterized protein LOC135679485, whose translation MPYCDLSNNGIRIFYRRCGHGSTKVLLIIGLAGTHDSWGPQIKGLTGAVEPNVEEAPPTETVGGESNTLGEEVREGDGIEVCCFDNRGVGRSSVPTEKSDYTTTIMAEDALALLDHLGWKKAHVFGHSMGAMIACKLAAMAPDRICSLALLSVTGGGFECFPKIDLQMLSLAFRFLRAKTPEQRAMVDLETHYTKEYLDECVGSRTRRDILYQDYVKAISSSGMQSNYGFEGQLNACWMHNMTSKELETIRSSGVLVSIIHGRDDIIAQLDHARRLAKKLQPVARMVELHGAHLVSHERPEEVNVALMELIKASKSKLEPEEWSQLAESESGCLVLKMHPPLNNRNKDEANSLIMYKLLGKLQLRFL comes from the exons ATGCCTTACTGCGACCTAAGCAACAATGGCATCAGGATTTTCTACAGGAGATGCGGACATGGGAGTACCAAAGTCCTCCTCATCATCG GATTGGCGGGGACACACGATTCCTGGGGACCGCAGATAAAGGGGCTGACGGGAGCTGTGGAACCCAATGTTGAGGAGGCGCCGCCGACGGAGACTGTCGGCGGGGAATCCAATACCCTCGGTGAGGAGGTCCGGGAGGGGGACGGGATCGAGGTGTGCTGCTTCGACAACCGCGGGGTGGGTCGGAGCTCCGTCCCCACCGAGAAATCGGATTACAC AACAACTATCATGGCTGAAGATGCCCTGGCTCTATTGGACCATCTAGGCTGGAAAAAAGCTCATGTTTTTGGTCACTCAATGG GAGCGATGATTGCTTGCAAATTGGCAGCCATGGCACCTGATAGGATATGCTCCTTGGCTTTGCTCAGTGTGACTGGAGGTGGCTTCGAATGTTTCCCTAAG ATTGATCTCCAGATGCTATCGCTGGCATTTCGATTCTTGAGAGCAAAGACCCCAGAACAACGCGCTATGGTGGACTTAGAAACCCATTACACCAAG GAATACCTTGATGAATGTGTTGGATCTCGGACAAGAAGGGATATTCTCTATCAA GATTATGTAAAAGCAATATCATCAAGTGGAATGCAATCTAACTATGGTTTTGAAGGCCAACTTAATGCCTGCTGGATGCATAATATGACTTCAAAAGAACTTGAGACAATTCGTTCATCAGGGGTTCTTGTTTCAATCATCCATGGCAG GGATGACATCATTGCTCAATTGGATCATGCAAGGAGGCTTGCAAAGAAGCTGCAACCTGTTGCAAGAATGGTAGAGCTTCACGGCGCACATCTAGTGAGCCATGAGAGGCCAGAAGAG GTTAATGTTGCTCTTATGGAGCTAataaaggcttcaaagtcaaagctaGAACCAGAAGAATGGTCACAGTTGGCTGAGAGTGAGTCAG GTTGTCTTGTCTTGAAGATGCATCCACCACTGAACAACAGGAACAAAGATGAAGCAAATTCTCTAATCATGTATAAATTACTAGGAAAACTACAGCTTAGATTCCTTTAA
- the LOC135585366 gene encoding uncharacterized protein LOC135585366: MAAAEARAAWQRTANRCLVQEDAKRAPKLACCPSSTPQNDLGNGNTAIAQDNSVPNLMPLNRNSMNANLSPETKWWLQLQPNFGYQKDFIFEKLSSLEDEVDEKDMETMVPTSKLDLESLPIDFNNFVLKKEESILEPPSMVSSTVVMHDSETMVKDIKTATSNPQQFPKQKAPVSDYFHKKNELLDMESVDQLSLTRPEKASSDLETPWTGSNNSEPWWRIADKDELALLIAQKSMQQHIENCDLPKPRETIHVTKNLSSSENMDKCGNFQSSSGRKLSADISNANEHSHNTFSFANSENKNLSSGERGYMLHDSEKLYSHTRGYVNDEQHEDNHTSEHDLSRAELLEALHHSQTRARIAEIAAQKAYDEKEHIVKLLFRQASHLFAYKQWLRVLQLDNIFLQLKIKDHQIATIIPVLPWMPLKGKLSGKGNITRNGSKKHKRHICKYAVAFAVGLGLAGAGLLLGWTIGCLFPSI; the protein is encoded by the exons ATGGCAGCTGCAGAAGCAAGGGCTGCTTGGCAGCGCACTGCGAACCGTTGTCTAGTCCAGGAAGATGCAAAACGAGCTCCAAAATTAGCTTGTTGTCCATCGTCTACCCCACAAAATGATTTAGGCAATGGGAACACCGCAATTGCACAAGATAATTCTGTTCCCAACTTGATGCCTTTGAACAGGAATTCCATGAATGCTAATCTTTCACCTGAAACAAAATGGTGGCTTCAGCTGCAACCCAATTTTGGATACCAAAAGGACTTTATCTTTGAGAAACTAAGCTCCTTAGAAGATGAAGTTGATGAGAAGGACATGGAAACTATGGTCCCAACATCAAAGTTGGATCTGGAATCTTTGCCAATTGACTTTAACAATTTTGTTCTTAAAAAGGAAGAGAGTATTCTGGAACCACCTTCGATGGTATCATCAACTGTCGTGATGCATGATTCTGAAACTATGGTCAAAGATATTAAGACAGCAACCAGTAATCCACAACAGTTTCCAAAGCAGAAGGCACCTGTGAGTGATTATTTTCATAAGAAGAACGAACTTCTGGATATGGAGTCAGTTGATCAATTAAGTTTGACAAGGCCAGAAAAGGCTTCTTCGGACCTTGAAACACCTTGGACTGGGAGTAATAACTCTGAGCCATGGTGGCGTATTGCAGACAAAGATGAGTTGGCTTTATTAATTGCCCAAAAATCAATGCAACAGCATATTGAAAACTGTGATCTGCCTAAACCCAGAGAGACAATTCATGTTACTAAGAACCTTTCTTCTTCTGAGAATATGGATAAATGTGGGAATTTTCAATCATCATCGGGAAGAAAGTTAAGTGCAGACATAAGCAATGCCAACGAACACTcacataatacattttcttttgcaAACTCTGAGAACAAGAATTTGTCTTCTGGTGAAAGAGGCTATATGCTACATGATTCAGAGAAATTGTACAG CCACACACGAGGTTATGTAAATGATGAACAACATGAAGATAACCATACATCTGAGCATGACCTTTCAAGGGCTGAGCTGCTGGAGGCACTTCACCATTCCCAAACCCGAGCTAGGATAGCTGAAATAGCAGCCCAGAAAGCTTATGATGAGAAGGAACACATAGTCAAGCTGTTGTTCAGACAGGCATCACATCTATTTGCATACAAGCAGTGGCTACGAGTGCTGCAACTCGATAACATTTTTCTCCAACTCAAGATCAAGGACCATCAGATAGCGACGATCATCCCTGTGCTGCCCTGGATGCCATTGAAGGGGAAACTCTCAGGCAAAGGTAACATAACAAGAAACGGGAGTAAGAAGCACAAACGTCACATATGCAAATATGCCGTTGCCTTTGCTGTTGGGTTGGGTCTGGCTGGTGCAGGGTTGCTCTTAGGTTGGACAATTGGCTGCTTGTTTCCCTCTATATAG